From Rhinatrema bivittatum chromosome 5, aRhiBiv1.1, whole genome shotgun sequence, the proteins below share one genomic window:
- the LOC115091656 gene encoding olfactory receptor 52A5-like yields MMSSLNSTVMYPSIFILVGIPGLEDLHYWIAVPFCVLYITALLGNAAIVAIITSTSSLHEPMFIFLSILALNDVFLCTSIVPKMLAIFWFNFREINLDVCLAQMFFIHAFTGIESGILLAMAFDRYVAICNPLRYTSILTTNLILKIVIMILVRATILVAPLLFLIKRFSSYKTNVISHSYCEHMAVVKLLEEDTRINSAYGLFVAFSILGLDVIIISLSYIMIFRAIFRLPSKEAHLKAFNTCTTHICVFLMFYSLAFFSFLSHRYGKNIPSYIHMILSDLYLLLPPTLNPVVYGVKTKQIRDQLLRVFAKER; encoded by the exons ATGATGTCCTCTCTCAATTCTACTGTCATGTACCCATCCATCTTCATTCTAGTTGGTATCCCGGGCTTGGAGGATCTTCATTACTGGATTGCCGTCCCTTTCTGTGTTTTGTACATAACTGCACTCCTTGGAAATGCTGCGATTGTGGCTATTATCACCAGCACCTCGAGTCTCCATGAGCCAATGTTCATATTCCTTTCCATTTTGGCCCTCAATGATGTGTTCTTATGTACTTCAATAGTACCCAAGATGTTGGCAATATTTTGGTTTAATTTTAGGGAAATTAATTTGGATGTCTGTCTTGCTCAGATGTTCTTTATTCATGCTTTCACAGGTATAGAATCAGGAATTCTTTTAGCCATGGCCTTCGATCGATATGTTGCAATCTGCAACCCCCTCAGATATACCTCCATACTGACCACTAATTTGATATTAAAAATTGTAATAATGATTCTAGTAAGAGCGACAATTCTTGTAGCCCCCTTGCTTTTCCTTATTAAACGATTCTCATCTTATAAAACCAATGTCATCTCCCACTCCTACTGTGAGCACATGGCAGTAGTTAAGCTGCTAGAAGAAGACACAAGAATCAATAGTGCATATGGTTTGTTTGTAGCTTTCTCAATTTTGGGATTAGATGTCATTATTATTAGTTTGTCTTATATTATGATTTTTAGAGCCATCTTCAGGCTTCCTTCCAAGGAAGCACATCTCAAGGCATTCAACACCTGCACGACACACATTTGTGTCTTTTTAATGTTCTAttctcttgctttcttctcttttttatcCCACCGATATGGTAAAAATATTCCTTCCTATATTCATATGATATTATCGGACCTGTACCTCCTTCTTCCACCCACACTAAATCCTGTGGTGTATGGTGTGAAGACCAAGCAGATTCGGGACCAG TTACTAAGAGTGTTTGCTAAAGAACGATGA
- the LOC115091467 gene encoding olfactory receptor 52A5-like: protein MMSSLNSTIMFPSSFILIGIPGLEDLHFWIAAPFCVFYITALLGNVAIVAIITSTSSLHEPMFIFLSILAFNDVFLCTSIVPKMLGIFWFNFREISFDACLAQMFFIHAFTTIESGILLAMAFDRYVAICNPLRYTSILTTNLIAKVGMMLLVRATVLVAPLLFLIKQFSLYKTSVISHSYCEHMAVVKLLEADTRINSAYGLFVAFSTLGLDVIVISLSYVMIFRAIFRLSSKAAHLKAFNTCTTHICVFLMFYSLAFFSFLSHRYGKNIPSYIHMILSDLYLLIPPTLNPVVYGVKTKQIRDRVLMLISSYET from the coding sequence ATGATGTCCTCTCTCAATTCTACCATCATGTTCCCATCCAGCTTCATCCTAATCGGTATCCCAGGCTTGGAAGATCTTCATTTCTGGATTGCTGCCCCATTCTGTGTCTTCTATATAACTGCACTGCTTGGAAATGTTGCGATTGTGGCTATTATCACCAGCACCTCGAGTCTCCATGAGCCAATGTTCATATTCCTTTCCATCTTGGCCTTCAATGATGTGTTTTTATGTACTTCTATTGTACCAAAGATGTTGGGAATATTCTGGTTTAATTTCAGGGAAATTAGTTTTGATGCCTGTCTTGCTCAAATGTTCTTTATTCATGCCTTCACAACAATAGAATCAGGAATTCTATTAGCCATGGCCTTCGATCGATATGTTGCAATCTGCAACCCCCTCAGATATACCTCCATATTGACCACTAATTTGATAGCAAAAGTTGGAATGATGCTTCTAGTAAGAGCGACTGTTCTAGTAGCACCCTTGCTCTTCCTTATAAAACAATTCTCTTTGTATAAAACCAGTGTTATTTCCCACTCTTATTGTGAGCACATGGCAGTAGTTAAGCTCCTAGAAGCAGACACAAGAATCAATAGTGCATATGGTTTGTTTGTAGCTTTCTCAACATTGGGATTAGATGTCATTGTTATCAGTTTGTCTTATGTTATGATCTTTAGAGCCATCTTCAGGCtttcttccaaggcagcacatCTCAAGGCATTCAACACCTGCACGACACACATTTGTGTCTTTTTAATGTTCTAttctcttgctttcttctcttttttatcCCACCGGTATGGTAAAAATATTCCTTCCTATATTCATATGATATTATCGGACCTGTACCTCCTTATTCCACCCACACTAAATCCCGTGGTGTATGGTGTGAAGACCAAACAGATTCGGGACCGAGTACTCATGCTCATCTCGTCTTATGAGACATGA